One Engraulis encrasicolus isolate BLACKSEA-1 chromosome 5, IST_EnEncr_1.0, whole genome shotgun sequence DNA segment encodes these proteins:
- the cdc42se1 gene encoding CDC42 small effector protein 1 isoform X1 translates to MSEFWHKIGCCVVAKPPPKKRRRKIDRTMIGEPTNFVHLTHIGSGEMADGMTPTFKTQYVYAMPTQLIRICLFLHLPNINDT, encoded by the exons ATGAGCGAGTTCTGGCACAAGATCGGCTGCTGCGTGGTGGCCAAGCCCCCTCCG AAGAAGCGGCGGAGGAAGATTGACCGCACCATGATCGGGGAGCCCACAAACTTCGTCCACCTGACCCACATAGGCTCCGGAGAGATGGCAGACGGCATGACCCCG ACATTCAAGACACAATACGTTTATGCTATGCCAACACAGCTGATAcgaatttgtttgtttttgcaccTCCCCAACATCAACGACACATAA